The nucleotide window GCCAGCGTCAGGCAGAAAACGGCAGTGATGGGGTTTCGAGTCAGGCTTCCTGCAAACAAAACAGATCCTCGGTCAGCGTGAATGGCGCACTATGATAGCAGCCGAAACTGATATGGGTCATTCCCTTTTCCGCTCTGCGGGTCAAAGTGTTCGTATTAAGAATGCAGTATAATAATGCCGCTGATGGTAGTGCGGGTCTGAATAAGTGCCGCACTACCCGGCGGTCCTTGTACTGGAGCAAGAATGAGTATTCAAGAACACGTTATTTTGGTAGATGACCAGGGACTGGTGCTTGGCACTCAGGAAAAATACGCCGCACACACCTCGCATACCCCGCTGCATCTGGCTTTCTCCTCCTGGCTGTTTAATGCCAAAGGTGAATGTCTGATCACCCGCCGCGCATTAAGCAAGAAAGCCTGGCCGGGCGTCTGGACAAACTCCGTCTGTGGTCACCCGCAGTCCGGCGAAGAAACAACACAGGCGGTTATCCGTCGCTGCCGCTTTGAAGTGGGCGCAGAAATCACAGATATCACCCCCGTCGCACCGGAGTTTCGTTATCGGGAATCTGATCCATCCGGGATCGTTGAAAACGAGATTTGCCCGGTATTCGCAGCCCGCATCACGAACAATGTGACAATAAATCGCGATGAGGTGATGGAATATCAGTGGGTTGAGCTGGAAGCGTTGTTCCGCGCGCTGGATGCCACTCCGTGGGCCTTTAGCCCGTGGATGGTCATGGAAGCCACAACCGCCCGCGAGGCGCTCAGAGCCTTCGCGGCGCAATAAAAAAGCCCCTTTCGGGGCTTTTTTGACATCTTAACGACTTATTTCACCGGACGCATCGCCGGGAACAGGATCACATCACGAATGGTATGGCTGTTGGTGAACAGCATAACCATACGGTCTATACCAATACCCAGACCTGCTGTTGGCGGCAGACCGTGCTCCAGCGCGGTCACGTAGTCTTCGTCGAAGAACATCGCTTCGTCGTCCCCTGCCGCTTTCGCATCAACCTGGTCCTGGAAACGCTGCGCCTGATCTTCTGCATCGTTCAGCTCGCTAAAGCCGTTGCCGATTTCGCGGCCACCGATGAAGAATTCAAAGCGATCGGTAATTTCCGGGTTCACGTCATTACGACGCGCCAGCGGAGAGACTTCAGCCGGGTATTCGGTGATGAAGGTTGGCTGAATCAGGTGTGCTTCTGCCACTTCTTCGAAGATCTCGGTCACGATACGGCCCAGACCCCAGCTCTTCTCAACTTTGATACCGATGCTTTCGGCGATCGCTTTCGCAGAACCGAAGTTATCCAGGTCAGCCATGTCGGTTTCTGGACGGTATTTCTTGATCGCTTCGCGCATGGTCAGTTTGACGAACGGCTTACCGAAATCGAAGACCTCTTCACCGTAAGGCACTTCAGTGGTACCCAGAACGTCCTGCGCCAGGGTACGGAACAGGGATTCGGTCAGCTCGATCAGATCTTTGTAATCTGCATACGCCATATAGAGTTCCATCATGGTGAACTCTGGGTTATGGCGAACGGAGA belongs to Enterobacter cloacae and includes:
- the idi gene encoding isopentenyl-diphosphate Delta-isomerase, which translates into the protein MSIQEHVILVDDQGLVLGTQEKYAAHTSHTPLHLAFSSWLFNAKGECLITRRALSKKAWPGVWTNSVCGHPQSGEETTQAVIRRCRFEVGAEITDITPVAPEFRYRESDPSGIVENEICPVFAARITNNVTINRDEVMEYQWVELEALFRALDATPWAFSPWMVMEATTAREALRAFAAQ